A window of Erpetoichthys calabaricus chromosome 12, fErpCal1.3, whole genome shotgun sequence contains these coding sequences:
- the LOC114662003 gene encoding ER lumen protein-retaining receptor 3 has product MNVFRLAGDISHLLAIIILFVKIWRSKSCAGISGKSQVLFAFVFTTRYLDLFTSFISIYNSVMKVVFLVLAYATVYLIYIRFRGSYDKENDTFRVEFLLIPVAGLSFLENYDFTPLEILWTFSIYLESVAILPQLFMITKTGEAESITTHYLFFLGLYRALYLANWIWRYYEEGFLDQIAVVSGVVQTIFYCDFFYLYFTKVLKGNKLSLPMPV; this is encoded by the exons ATGAACGTCTTCAGATTGGCGGGCGACATCTCGCACTTACTGGCGATCATCATTTTGTTTGTCAAGATATGGAGATCAAAATCGTGTGCGG GGATCTCTGGGAAGAGTCAGGTGCTTTTTGCTTTCGTCTTCACCACACGTTATCTGGACCTGTTTACCAGTTTTATCTCCATCTACAACTCAGTAATGAAG GTCGTGTTTTTGGTTTTGGCGTATGCTACAGTCTACCTCATCTACATACGATTCAGAGGATCCTACGACAAGGAAAACGATACTTTCCGTGTGGAGTTTCTTCTGATACCTGTTGCGGGGTTATCATTCTTGGAGAATTATGACTTCACTCCTCTCGAG ATTTTGTGGACCTTCTCAATCTACCTGGAGTCGGTGGCCATTCTTCCACAGCTCTTCATGATCACCAAGACTGGAGAGGCCGAGTCCATCACTACTCACTACCTCTTTTTCCTGGGTCTCTACCGGGCTCTCTATCTGGCGAACTGGATCTGGCGCTACTATGAGGAAGGCTTCCTGGACCAGATTGCagtggtgtctggcgtggtgcaGACCATCTTCTACTGCGACTTTTTCTACTTATACTTCACTAAAG TCCTTAAAGGCAACAAGCTCAGTTTACCAATGCCAGTGTGA